The following proteins are co-located in the Paenibacillus sp. JNUCC32 genome:
- the yicI gene encoding alpha-xylosidase, translated as MKFTDGNWLIREGYSVSGAVQAYDFAVKGDTLTAYASTAPIPGRGATINAQLITVQFHSPAPGVIGVKLVHYAGVRDRGPAFELYKQEGDHTVIEENDQQAVLRSGNLSVVIKKGPEWSVHFYRGEERITGSRAKSMAHIVEDGGQTYMREELDLGVGEWVYGLGERFTSFVKNGQVVDIWNQDGGTSSEQAYKNIPFYVTNKGYGVFVNQPDLVSFEVASEKVKKVQFSVPGESLEYFVIDGPDPKGVLDKYTSLTGKPALPPAWTFGLWLSTSFTTQYDEATVNSFVDGMLERDIPLQVFHFDCFWMKGLNWTDFQWDEEVFPDPEGMLKRLKEKGLKICVWINPYIAQRSRLFEEGREKGYLVKKANGDVWQWNLWQPGMALVDFTNPDACEWYAGYLRELADMGVDSFKTDFGERIPTDVVYFDGSDPHKMHNYYTQLYNKVVFDVLVEKFGKNQAAVFARSATVGGQQFPVHWGGDCYADYESMAESLRGGLSLGLGGFGFWSHDIGGFENTAPAHVFKRWLAFGLLSSHSRLHGSSSYRVPWSYDEEAVDVTRFFTKLKSRLMPYLFHTAVQASEQGVPSMRAMFLEFPEDPAVEMLDRQYMLGDSLLVAPVFSEKGDVKYYLPKGRWTHLLTGETVDGGTWRKETYGFLGLPLFVRGNSFLALGASDALPEYDYADGVELGLYALEDGSEASAIVRNMNGESELVVRAVRAGSRINFTVEGSGKPFSVKLYDTGNVSSVEGSGVSLQEGKIQVEAGQQAMAFSVALG; from the coding sequence ATGAAATTTACAGACGGCAACTGGCTAATCCGGGAAGGGTATTCCGTTTCGGGAGCGGTTCAGGCCTATGATTTTGCGGTAAAAGGAGATACGTTGACGGCTTATGCTTCCACGGCACCGATTCCGGGCAGAGGAGCGACCATCAATGCGCAGCTGATCACCGTGCAATTTCATTCCCCGGCACCCGGCGTCATCGGCGTGAAGCTGGTCCACTATGCGGGCGTAAGAGATCGTGGACCTGCATTCGAATTGTACAAACAGGAGGGCGACCATACGGTCATCGAAGAGAACGATCAACAGGCTGTTCTTCGGAGCGGCAATCTGAGCGTCGTGATCAAGAAAGGCCCGGAATGGTCGGTCCACTTCTATAGAGGAGAGGAGCGCATCACCGGCAGCAGAGCCAAATCCATGGCGCATATCGTGGAGGACGGCGGGCAGACCTACATGCGCGAAGAGCTCGATCTTGGCGTGGGCGAGTGGGTCTACGGACTTGGCGAGCGATTCACTTCGTTTGTGAAGAACGGCCAGGTTGTGGATATTTGGAACCAGGATGGCGGCACAAGCTCCGAGCAAGCCTATAAAAATATTCCGTTCTACGTGACCAACAAAGGCTACGGCGTGTTTGTCAACCAGCCGGACCTCGTATCCTTTGAAGTGGCTTCAGAGAAAGTGAAGAAGGTTCAGTTCAGCGTGCCGGGCGAGTCGCTGGAGTATTTCGTGATTGACGGGCCCGACCCGAAAGGCGTTCTGGACAAATATACAAGCCTGACAGGCAAACCGGCGCTGCCGCCGGCTTGGACCTTCGGATTGTGGCTATCGACCTCCTTTACGACGCAATATGACGAAGCGACCGTAAACTCCTTCGTGGACGGTATGCTGGAGCGCGACATTCCGCTGCAAGTGTTCCATTTTGACTGCTTCTGGATGAAGGGCCTCAACTGGACGGACTTCCAATGGGATGAAGAGGTATTTCCGGATCCTGAAGGCATGCTGAAGCGACTGAAAGAAAAAGGCTTGAAAATCTGCGTATGGATCAATCCGTATATCGCGCAGCGTTCGCGCCTCTTCGAGGAAGGCCGTGAGAAGGGCTATCTCGTGAAGAAAGCCAATGGCGATGTTTGGCAGTGGAATTTGTGGCAGCCGGGCATGGCGCTGGTGGACTTCACGAATCCGGATGCTTGCGAATGGTATGCAGGGTACCTGCGCGAGCTGGCTGATATGGGCGTGGACAGCTTCAAAACGGACTTTGGCGAGCGCATTCCGACGGACGTTGTGTATTTTGACGGCTCCGATCCTCATAAAATGCACAACTACTACACCCAGCTGTACAACAAAGTGGTCTTTGACGTGCTGGTCGAGAAATTCGGCAAGAATCAGGCGGCGGTATTCGCACGCTCCGCAACCGTTGGCGGACAGCAGTTCCCTGTTCACTGGGGCGGCGATTGTTATGCGGATTATGAATCGATGGCGGAGAGCCTGCGCGGCGGCTTGTCCCTCGGTCTCGGGGGCTTCGGCTTCTGGAGCCATGACATCGGCGGCTTCGAAAATACGGCTCCGGCGCATGTGTTCAAGCGCTGGCTGGCATTCGGCTTGCTGTCCAGCCACAGCCGTCTCCATGGCAGCAGCTCTTACCGGGTGCCATGGTCTTACGACGAAGAGGCCGTAGACGTTACGCGCTTCTTCACGAAGCTGAAGAGCCGTCTGATGCCGTATCTGTTCCATACCGCCGTACAGGCATCGGAGCAAGGCGTGCCGAGCATGCGCGCCATGTTCTTGGAGTTCCCGGAGGATCCGGCCGTCGAAATGCTGGATCGTCAGTACATGCTGGGCGATTCCCTGCTCGTTGCACCGGTATTCAGCGAGAAAGGCGACGTGAAGTATTATCTGCCGAAGGGCCGCTGGACGCATCTGTTAACCGGAGAAACGGTGGATGGCGGAACCTGGCGCAAGGAAACGTACGGTTTCCTCGGACTGCCTTTGTTCGTACGCGGCAACTCGTTCCTCGCCTTGGGTGCGAGCGACGCCCTTCCGGAATATGACTATGCAGACGGAGTAGAGCTTGGCTTGTATGCATTGGAAGACGGCAGCGAGGCTTCCGCCATCGTTCGCAACATGAACGGAGAGAGCGAGCTGGTTGTACGGGCTGTACGTGCAGGCAGCCGGATCAATTTTACGGTGGAAGGCAGCGGCAAGCCATTTTCGGTGAAGCTGTATGACACAGGAAACGTTTCCTCCGTGGAGGGCTCGGGAGTGAGCCTGCAGGAAGGGAAAATTCAAGTGGAAGCCGGTCAACAAGCGATGGCCTTCAGCGTTGCGCTAGGATAA
- a CDS encoding cache domain-containing sensor histidine kinase: MLSNFIQLMNDMKIRNKLILSFVVVVFVPVAIVGIFLTGELRKFAFDNALEQAYQNVDRVKKRSTEVINVADDLSYRLSYDERLRNLANRQYESVYDVFVAYREYPDLQQAIRMYKEISNIRFYSDNPTMLNNWEFLYPEDEIRSTEWYRRAEDDIGVIYWDYIEDERDQKVYLSLIKGVDLGSKDNRGVLVINVNTGMLNTILSQEAFDTIIVDSSNNIVAANRPELYGKTLAEIEDASGAVYHASGSYESVIHDEASKVLIEPLNTESGVNGLRIISIFSIDSIVADANRISKLAMTVIIISLLLAVLLIYSFSSLISNRLLRLSKHITKVGTGNLGVAMEIDGKDEIGQLSRQFNSMVGNVNDLMNEVQESNEQKRLMEQKQNEIKFKMMASQINPHFLFNALESIRMEAHLKGETEIARIVRLLGKMMRSNLEVGSGKTTIKDEIEMVQCYLDIQKFRYEDRLKYELQVDPEANRVRIPPLIIQPLVENAVIHGMDHKEEGTSIRVRVSASEGKLHVMTEDNGAGISLDKLQMIYGYLNDTDEKDGGRIGLRNVHVRLQLTYGPEAGLIIYSEPGIGTRIEFSIPTGGESDDESVDRG, from the coding sequence ATGTTATCGAATTTCATTCAGCTTATGAATGACATGAAAATCCGCAATAAATTGATATTGTCATTTGTGGTCGTGGTCTTTGTACCGGTAGCCATCGTAGGGATATTCCTTACGGGAGAGCTCCGTAAATTTGCATTCGACAATGCTTTGGAACAAGCCTATCAGAACGTGGACCGGGTCAAGAAACGGTCGACCGAAGTCATCAACGTGGCGGATGATTTATCTTACCGCTTGTCCTACGACGAGCGTCTGAGGAATCTGGCCAACCGGCAATATGAAAGCGTATACGACGTGTTCGTGGCATACAGGGAGTATCCCGATTTGCAGCAGGCGATACGGATGTACAAGGAAATATCGAATATCCGATTCTACAGCGACAATCCGACCATGCTGAACAATTGGGAGTTTCTTTATCCCGAGGATGAAATCAGGAGTACGGAATGGTATCGGCGGGCGGAGGACGATATCGGGGTCATCTATTGGGACTACATTGAGGATGAGCGTGATCAGAAGGTGTACCTCAGCTTGATCAAGGGGGTTGATCTTGGAAGCAAGGACAACCGCGGCGTGCTGGTGATCAATGTCAACACCGGCATGCTCAATACGATCCTGAGCCAGGAAGCGTTCGACACGATTATCGTGGACAGCAGTAACAATATTGTCGCGGCTAATCGCCCGGAGCTGTACGGGAAAACGTTAGCCGAGATTGAAGATGCCAGCGGGGCCGTTTACCACGCGAGCGGCAGCTACGAGTCGGTCATCCATGACGAAGCCTCCAAGGTGCTGATCGAACCGCTGAATACGGAGTCCGGAGTGAACGGCTTGCGCATTATTTCGATATTCTCGATCGATAGCATCGTGGCGGATGCCAACCGGATCAGCAAGCTGGCGATGACCGTCATCATCATCAGCCTGCTGCTGGCCGTTCTTCTGATCTACAGCTTCTCTTCACTGATCTCGAACCGGCTGCTGCGTCTCAGCAAGCATATTACGAAGGTAGGTACCGGTAATCTTGGCGTTGCCATGGAGATCGACGGCAAGGATGAGATCGGCCAGCTGTCCCGTCAATTCAACTCCATGGTGGGCAACGTTAACGACCTGATGAACGAAGTGCAGGAGTCCAACGAACAGAAGCGGTTAATGGAGCAGAAGCAAAACGAAATCAAGTTCAAAATGATGGCCAGCCAGATCAATCCGCATTTTCTCTTTAATGCCCTGGAGTCCATTCGCATGGAGGCCCATCTCAAGGGCGAGACCGAAATTGCCCGGATCGTGCGGCTGCTCGGCAAAATGATGCGGAGCAATCTCGAGGTGGGCAGCGGAAAAACCACAATCAAGGACGAAATCGAGATGGTACAGTGCTATCTCGACATTCAGAAGTTCCGATATGAGGACCGCCTGAAATATGAACTTCAGGTGGACCCTGAAGCGAACCGGGTAAGAATCCCGCCCTTGATCATCCAGCCGCTTGTGGAGAATGCGGTTATACACGGGATGGATCACAAAGAAGAGGGAACCTCCATAAGGGTCAGGGTCTCGGCCAGCGAAGGGAAACTGCACGTCATGACCGAGGACAATGGTGCAGGCATATCCCTGGACAAATTGCAGATGATCTACGGTTATTTGAACGATACCGACGAGAAGGATGGCGGACGGATCGGGCTCCGTAACGTACATGTCCGTCTGCAGCTCACGTACGGCCCTGAAGCGGGTCTGATCATTTATAGCGAACCGGGCATAGGAACGCGTATTGAATTCAGTATTCCGACAGGAGGAGAGAGCGATGATGAAAGTGTTGATCGTGGATGA
- a CDS encoding response regulator transcription factor gives MMKVLIVDDEPKLREGLKSIVPWPELGYQVVDTAANGNEALEKHGKYDPDLMLIDIRMPGMDGLQLIEAIRNLDSEIHLLILSGYADFDYAKRAISHRVDGYLLKPVDEDELSKYLLQIKEAIEQEQERIALNRAASDMSREQFIQTWFNPESKPDPAALRHMAERSGLLWNHYQVLLVHHNGSDESGEETDDRLKNQLIEAFEDNGRGAVFSMHGQLGILMPTPVLTAGGRKELLQLVEEAASRAGTAITASLGRQVHRLEDVADSYRCAKERIRERFFYAPGEILFPESERFAGGNTDEERQPYDPEQLMEQLYYAVDVGNVEVQQKLLYTAASAMVNEEYTEERMKRAFVELLTGVHNKLMQHHTELQSRTKEYSDRIAAIFRQRTAYDLCRHSSQFLEELIWQAGNGGRDQEMKRIMDLIQRNYNENIKLETLASIFNYNSAYLGKMFKNTTGEYFNTYLDKVRIDKAKDFLKQGMKVYQVAEKVGYTNVDYFHSKFKKYVGTSPSNFRKELDL, from the coding sequence ATGATGAAAGTGTTGATCGTGGATGACGAACCCAAACTGCGCGAAGGGCTGAAGAGCATTGTGCCATGGCCCGAGCTTGGGTATCAGGTTGTTGATACCGCAGCGAACGGGAACGAAGCGCTGGAGAAGCACGGGAAGTACGACCCGGATTTGATGCTGATTGATATCCGGATGCCGGGAATGGACGGATTGCAGCTGATCGAAGCCATCCGAAACCTGGATTCCGAAATTCATCTGCTCATCTTGAGCGGATATGCCGATTTTGATTATGCCAAGCGGGCGATTTCCCACCGTGTGGACGGGTACCTTCTAAAGCCGGTGGATGAGGACGAGCTGAGCAAGTATTTGCTGCAGATTAAAGAAGCCATCGAGCAGGAACAGGAGAGGATTGCACTGAACAGGGCAGCCTCCGATATGAGCCGCGAGCAGTTCATTCAGACATGGTTCAACCCGGAGAGCAAGCCCGATCCGGCCGCTTTGCGGCATATGGCCGAGCGGTCGGGACTGTTATGGAACCATTACCAAGTGCTGCTTGTTCATCATAACGGCAGCGATGAATCCGGTGAGGAAACCGACGACCGGTTGAAAAACCAGCTGATCGAAGCTTTTGAAGATAACGGCCGCGGCGCGGTGTTTTCCATGCATGGACAGCTCGGTATCCTAATGCCCACGCCGGTCTTGACGGCAGGTGGACGTAAGGAATTGCTGCAGTTGGTGGAGGAAGCCGCAAGCCGGGCCGGCACGGCGATAACGGCCTCTTTGGGACGTCAGGTCCACCGTCTGGAGGATGTAGCGGATTCGTACCGTTGTGCCAAAGAACGGATTCGCGAACGGTTCTTCTATGCTCCCGGGGAGATTCTGTTTCCTGAATCCGAGCGGTTTGCCGGCGGCAACACGGATGAAGAACGGCAGCCCTATGATCCGGAGCAGCTGATGGAACAGCTCTATTATGCGGTGGATGTGGGCAACGTGGAGGTGCAGCAGAAGCTGCTGTATACGGCAGCCTCAGCCATGGTGAATGAAGAATACACGGAGGAGAGGATGAAACGCGCCTTCGTGGAGCTCCTGACCGGGGTGCACAACAAACTGATGCAGCATCATACGGAGCTGCAGTCCCGCACGAAGGAATACTCGGATCGGATTGCGGCAATATTCCGACAGCGAACGGCCTATGATCTGTGCCGCCATTCGTCCCAATTCCTGGAGGAGCTGATATGGCAGGCGGGCAATGGCGGACGGGATCAGGAGATGAAGCGGATCATGGATCTGATTCAGCGCAATTACAACGAGAACATTAAGCTGGAAACGCTGGCGTCGATATTTAATTACAACAGCGCTTACCTCGGAAAAATGTTCAAGAATACGACCGGGGAATATTTCAATACGTATCTCGATAAGGTCCGGATCGACAAAGCCAAAGATTTTTTGAAGCAGGGCATGAAGGTGTATCAGGTGGCGGAGAAGGTCGGTTATACGAACGTCGATTATTTTCATAGCAAATTCAAAAAATACGTCGGCACGTCTCCGTCCAATTTCCGCAAGGAGCTGGACCTGTAA
- a CDS encoding ABC transporter permease — protein sequence MKAVTKTESSIQPAAKKKKGFWTTFKEQKVLYGMSLPFIVIVFIFSYLPVWGWLMAFQNYKPGKGIFEQKWVGLDHFAALFADDKFYLVLRNTLAMSFMGLIVGFTIPILFAVLLNELRGSVFKRTVQTISYLPHFVSWVVVAGIVTKMLSTDGGAVNQLLMWLGLIDQPIQFMAQGNLFWYIVTGSDIWKEMGWSAIIYLAAITGIDQEQFEAAKVDGASRIRQIWHITLPSIAPTIAILLIMSIGHLISIGFEKQFLLGNPLVVDYSEVLDLYALNYGLGMGRFSFGTAIGMFNSVVSIILLLLANGVFKKFTKQSIM from the coding sequence TTGAAAGCGGTAACAAAGACGGAAAGCAGCATCCAACCTGCCGCAAAGAAAAAGAAAGGCTTTTGGACCACTTTCAAAGAGCAGAAAGTACTGTACGGAATGTCGCTTCCATTCATCGTCATTGTATTCATCTTTAGTTATTTGCCGGTGTGGGGCTGGCTGATGGCATTCCAGAATTACAAGCCGGGCAAAGGGATATTCGAGCAAAAATGGGTGGGCCTGGACCATTTCGCAGCACTTTTCGCGGACGATAAGTTTTATCTGGTGTTGCGAAATACACTCGCCATGAGTTTCATGGGATTGATCGTTGGATTCACGATTCCGATCCTATTCGCAGTCTTGTTGAATGAGCTTCGTGGAAGCGTATTCAAGAGGACCGTACAGACGATATCTTATCTGCCGCATTTTGTGTCCTGGGTCGTAGTTGCCGGTATCGTGACCAAAATGCTGTCCACGGATGGAGGCGCTGTCAATCAGTTGCTGATGTGGCTGGGGCTCATCGATCAGCCGATACAGTTCATGGCTCAGGGGAACCTGTTCTGGTACATCGTAACGGGCTCCGATATATGGAAGGAAATGGGCTGGAGCGCGATCATTTATTTGGCAGCGATTACAGGGATTGATCAGGAGCAGTTCGAAGCAGCCAAGGTTGACGGCGCGAGCCGGATTCGCCAAATATGGCACATTACGCTGCCGAGCATCGCCCCTACGATTGCTATCCTGCTGATCATGTCCATCGGTCATTTGATCAGCATCGGTTTCGAGAAGCAGTTCCTGCTGGGTAATCCGCTAGTGGTAGATTATTCCGAGGTGCTTGACCTGTATGCGCTGAATTATGGACTTGGCATGGGACGTTTTTCATTCGGTACGGCCATCGGAATGTTCAACTCGGTCGTAAGCATCATCCTGCTGCTGCTTGCCAACGGCGTGTTCAAAAAATTCACGAAGCAATCGATTATGTAA
- a CDS encoding carbohydrate ABC transporter permease: MARTKAAFKPSLSDRVFDIANFTIMALVMIVTLYPFLNVLAISLNDSVDTVRGGIYIWPREFTLDNYVQIFKYDGLVTGAKNTILRTLAGTFLGLLSGTMLGYVLSRVDFQGRKFMSTFLALTMYFSGGMIPVFILIRDLNMMNSFLVYIIPGMVSAFNVFVIRSFIDSLPYSLQESAKLDGANDFTIYYKIILPLCKPVLATIALFLAVGQWNSWLDTYLYNGNAPHLTTLQFELMKVLQSTQGQTSGMMTGQNMAEIVKQVSPESIKMAITIVVTVPILLVYPFLQRYFVKGMTLGAVKS; the protein is encoded by the coding sequence ATGGCACGAACCAAAGCAGCATTCAAGCCCTCGCTCTCCGATCGGGTGTTTGATATCGCGAATTTTACCATCATGGCACTGGTCATGATTGTCACACTCTACCCGTTCCTGAACGTTCTGGCGATATCGCTGAACGATTCCGTTGATACGGTGCGCGGGGGAATCTACATCTGGCCGAGAGAGTTCACGCTGGATAACTACGTGCAGATTTTTAAATACGACGGCTTGGTCACCGGGGCCAAAAACACGATTCTCCGTACGCTTGCAGGGACCTTTCTGGGCTTGCTCAGCGGCACGATGCTGGGCTACGTCCTCAGCAGGGTAGACTTTCAGGGAAGAAAGTTCATGTCGACCTTTCTTGCGCTGACGATGTACTTCTCCGGCGGAATGATTCCGGTGTTCATCCTGATCCGCGACCTGAACATGATGAATTCGTTTCTGGTCTACATCATTCCGGGCATGGTGAGCGCATTTAACGTATTCGTCATCCGGTCTTTCATCGACAGCCTGCCGTACTCGCTGCAGGAATCGGCAAAGCTTGACGGTGCCAACGATTTTACGATCTATTACAAAATCATTCTTCCGCTCTGTAAGCCCGTCTTGGCTACCATCGCCTTGTTCCTGGCTGTCGGGCAGTGGAACTCTTGGCTCGATACGTATCTTTACAACGGTAACGCACCCCATCTCACCACGCTCCAATTCGAGCTGATGAAGGTGCTGCAGAGCACCCAGGGGCAAACCAGCGGCATGATGACCGGGCAGAATATGGCCGAGATCGTGAAGCAGGTGTCGCCGGAGTCGATCAAAATGGCAATCACGATCGTGGTAACCGTTCCGATACTGCTCGTGTATCCGTTCCTGCAGCGGTATTTTGTGAAAGGTATGACGCTTGGAGCGGTAAAAAGCTAG
- a CDS encoding ABC transporter substrate-binding protein, with protein MKHKKRLSLLLAIMMMATFVLAACGNGDSNNSANGGDEGSSGSDTQQEEKLEPMTMTYYSADSNANWANMQDAVGKKLTEKTGITIQAEYAVDGSNQKLPLMVASGEYPDLVFAKGDANLFVDSGAFIDLTDLIEEHAPNIKKVYGEYMSRLKWSNEDEAIYVLPTLAAVDHQALDAGGTFQIQHEVLKELGYPELKTVKDYEKALKDYAEKHPTIDGQPTIPLTLNADGWRIMISVTNPAFIATGVSDDGEYYIDPETTEAKLHYKRPEEKEYFRWLNHMNAEGLLDKETFVQKTDQYEAKISSGRVLGVIDQEWGFGNATNALRTSGKENRTYARFPIQLDESTKDATFQDTGYVAGWGVGITTSAKDPVRIIKFLDYLASEEGQVLMNWGIEGEHYNVVDGKRVIPEDVQERKTYDNANFTKETGIGLYNAMFPRYGDGVKDSTDNYYTTNFPETIIENYTPAAKETLKAYGAEMWKDLWPKQEEFDVKPWGVAYNIPVPSDSNINITYKKVEEITRKRIPEVILADPAKFDALYDQFIKELNDAGAEKMEQEYTQLVRERVELWNN; from the coding sequence ATGAAACATAAGAAGAGATTGTCGCTCCTGCTCGCGATCATGATGATGGCTACATTCGTTCTGGCGGCGTGCGGCAACGGCGACAGCAACAATAGCGCAAACGGCGGCGATGAGGGCAGCAGCGGAAGCGATACGCAGCAGGAAGAGAAGCTCGAGCCGATGACCATGACGTATTACAGCGCGGATTCCAATGCGAACTGGGCCAACATGCAGGATGCGGTCGGGAAGAAGCTGACCGAGAAGACCGGCATTACGATCCAAGCCGAATATGCGGTGGACGGCTCCAATCAGAAGCTTCCGCTGATGGTGGCGAGCGGGGAATACCCTGACTTGGTATTTGCCAAGGGGGACGCCAATCTGTTCGTGGATTCCGGGGCGTTTATCGATCTGACGGATCTGATCGAAGAGCATGCGCCAAACATCAAGAAGGTGTACGGAGAATATATGAGCCGCCTGAAATGGAGCAACGAGGATGAGGCCATCTATGTCCTTCCGACGCTTGCGGCAGTGGATCATCAGGCACTCGATGCCGGCGGCACGTTCCAGATCCAACATGAGGTGCTGAAAGAACTCGGATACCCTGAACTGAAAACGGTGAAGGATTATGAGAAAGCGCTGAAAGACTATGCCGAGAAACACCCGACCATTGACGGCCAGCCGACGATTCCGCTGACGTTGAATGCGGACGGATGGAGAATCATGATCTCGGTAACGAACCCGGCGTTTATCGCGACAGGCGTATCGGATGACGGCGAGTACTATATCGACCCGGAAACAACCGAGGCGAAGCTTCATTACAAGCGGCCGGAAGAGAAGGAGTACTTCCGCTGGCTGAATCATATGAACGCCGAGGGCTTGTTGGATAAAGAAACGTTCGTGCAGAAGACGGACCAATACGAAGCGAAAATTTCCTCCGGCCGCGTCCTTGGCGTCATTGATCAGGAGTGGGGCTTCGGCAATGCAACGAACGCACTGAGAACTTCCGGCAAGGAAAACCGCACCTATGCGAGATTCCCGATCCAGCTGGATGAGTCCACGAAGGATGCAACGTTCCAAGACACGGGTTACGTCGCCGGATGGGGCGTAGGCATTACGACATCCGCCAAGGATCCGGTTCGAATCATCAAGTTCCTGGATTATCTGGCTTCCGAAGAAGGGCAAGTTTTGATGAATTGGGGTATTGAAGGCGAGCATTACAACGTGGTGGACGGCAAGCGAGTTATTCCTGAAGACGTCCAAGAGCGCAAAACCTATGACAACGCCAACTTCACGAAGGAAACAGGAATCGGCTTGTACAATGCGATGTTCCCTCGTTACGGCGACGGCGTGAAGGATTCGACGGATAACTATTACACAACGAACTTCCCGGAGACGATCATCGAGAATTATACGCCGGCCGCGAAGGAAACGCTGAAAGCGTACGGCGCGGAAATGTGGAAAGACCTGTGGCCGAAACAAGAGGAATTTGATGTGAAGCCGTGGGGCGTTGCTTACAACATTCCGGTACCGAGCGACTCCAATATCAATATCACGTACAAAAAGGTGGAAGAGATTACCCGGAAGCGGATTCCGGAAGTCATTCTTGCCGATCCGGCGAAATTCGATGCACTGTATGACCAGTTCATCAAAGAACTGAATGATGCCGGCGCCGAGAAAATGGAGCAGGAATACACCCAATTGGTACGCGAACGGGTGGAACTCTGGAATAATTAA